One part of the Dermacentor silvarum isolate Dsil-2018 chromosome 6, BIME_Dsil_1.4, whole genome shotgun sequence genome encodes these proteins:
- the LOC119456607 gene encoding protein max — protein sequence MNDEERDMGVEAERRAHHSALERRRRDQIKFTFDCLRDAVPSLQWERATRAQILKRATDYIQLMQRRNRERLHTIKDLKREKKHLEDQIRALEGREMRSGGGDCPPSSPVVATTGEGVSPAGERSMLPEGM from the coding sequence ATGAACGACGAGGAACGTGATATGGGCGTCGAGGCCGAGAGGAGGGCCCACCACAGCGCTCTCGAGCGAAGGCGACGAGACCAGATCAAGTTCACGTTCGACTGTCTGCGGGACGCCGTGCCGTCTCTGCAATGGGAGAGGGCTACGCGCGCCCAGATCCTGAAGCGGGCCACCGACTACATACAGCTGATGCAGCGCAGGAACAGGGAGCGGCTGCACACCATCAAGGACCTCAAGCGAGAGAAGAAGCATCTAGAGGATCAGATACGGGCTTTGGAGGGGAGGGAGATGCGCAGCGGCGGTGGCGACTGCCCGCCTAGCTCCCCGGTCGTCGCGACCACTGGCGAGGGCGTCTCCCCGGCTGGCGAGCGTTCCATGCTGCCTGAAGGGATGTAA